One segment of Toxoplasma gondii ME49 chromosome VI, whole genome shotgun sequence DNA contains the following:
- a CDS encoding hypothetical protein (encoded by transcript TGME49_240270), whose translation MAVPKGKRSKHKCKQRQLIYFFDQFDGVFKRRRESFYRSFYNPPYFSKQTEQTSLPPSVLRPFRFPGFWPGRFAFKMASSILTRGRLQ comes from the exons ATGGCGGTGCCGAAGGGGAAGCGCAGCAAGCACAAGTGCAAGCAGCGCCAGTTGATTTACTTCTTTGACCAGTTCGACGGCGTCTTCAAACGCAGGCGAGAATCTTTTTACCGGTCCTTCTACAATCCTCCGTACTTCTCTAAACAAACAGAGCAGACCAGCCTTCCGCCCTCAGTTTTGAGACCATTCAGGTTCCCCGGCTTCTGGCCAGGAAg ATTTGCCTTCAAAATGGCGTCGTCGATTTTGACGCGCGGGAGACTGCAGTGA